In a genomic window of Acidisoma sp. PAMC 29798:
- a CDS encoding GDP-mannose 4,6-dehydratase — protein MPTALVTGITGQDGAYLAALLLDKGYRVVGLARRSASADMVSERLRWLGIRDRIEIVDGDLLDLASLIRIMKAVEPDEVYNLAAQSFVAASWQQPILTGQATGMGVAHMLEAVRIARPAARFYQASSSEMYGLIQEKVQSEKTPFYPRSPYAVAKLYGHWMTVNYRESFGLHASSGILFNHESPLRGIEFVTRKVTDGVARIKLGMTNTLSLGNLEATRDWGHARDYVKAMWLMLQQDTPDDYVVATGRTTSIRDLCRIAFSHAGLNYEDHVTTSAALIRPAEVEVLLGDPGKAKQKLGWQAETTLEQMIAEMVDADIVRHQARAGAPVAPIPAGVSGI, from the coding sequence ATGCCGACCGCACTCGTTACGGGAATAACTGGTCAAGACGGCGCCTATCTTGCCGCCCTTCTTCTCGACAAGGGCTACCGCGTCGTGGGCCTTGCCCGTCGATCAGCCTCCGCCGATATGGTGTCCGAGCGTCTTCGCTGGCTCGGCATCCGCGATCGGATCGAGATCGTCGATGGCGATCTGCTTGATCTCGCCTCCCTGATCCGGATTATGAAAGCGGTGGAGCCCGACGAGGTCTATAACCTTGCCGCGCAAAGCTTCGTCGCAGCGTCTTGGCAGCAGCCGATCCTGACCGGCCAGGCAACCGGCATGGGCGTCGCCCATATGCTCGAAGCCGTGCGAATCGCACGGCCCGCCGCCCGCTTCTACCAGGCATCCTCCTCGGAAATGTATGGACTCATTCAAGAGAAGGTGCAGTCGGAGAAGACGCCCTTTTATCCACGTTCGCCATACGCGGTCGCCAAGCTTTACGGCCACTGGATGACGGTGAACTACCGCGAGAGTTTCGGCCTGCATGCCTCTTCGGGGATCCTCTTCAATCATGAGAGCCCGCTGCGCGGCATCGAGTTCGTGACCCGGAAAGTGACGGATGGCGTGGCGCGCATCAAGCTCGGGATGACCAATACGCTGTCGCTCGGAAATCTCGAGGCGACCCGTGATTGGGGCCATGCGCGGGACTACGTAAAAGCGATGTGGCTGATGCTACAGCAAGACACGCCGGACGATTATGTTGTCGCGACCGGCCGCACCACATCGATCCGCGATCTCTGCCGGATCGCATTTTCTCATGCCGGGCTGAACTACGAGGATCATGTCACGACCAGCGCCGCCTTGATTAGGCCGGCCGAGGTCGAGGTGCTGCTCGGCGATCCGGGCAAGGCGAAGCAGAAGCTCGGTTGGCAGGCCGAGACGACGCTTGAGCAGATGATCGCCGAAATGGTCGATGCCGATATCGTCCGCCATCAGGCGAGAGCCGGCGCCCCCGTCGCGCCCATCCCCGCGGGCGTTTCGGGCATTTAG